One Rhinolophus sinicus isolate RSC01 linkage group LG06, ASM3656204v1, whole genome shotgun sequence DNA window includes the following coding sequences:
- the LG06H11orf91 gene encoding uncharacterized protein C11orf91 homolog codes for MMPKGRRGSHSPTMSQRPGPPLYFPSLYDRGISSSPLSDFNIWKKLFVPLKAGGAPVGGAVGGRPLPLAPPAPAPPPPPGLGPSREAPCPPAWPSGLASIPYEPLRFFYSPPGPEVAASSLAPSPTTPQLASASHPEELCELEIRIKELELLTITGDGFDSQRYKFLKALKDEKLQGLKTRQPGKKSASLF; via the exons ATGATGCCCAAGGGGCGGCGCGGCAGCCACAGCCCCACGATGAGCCAGCGGCCGGGCCCGCCCCTCTACTTTCCGTCCCTCTACGACCGCGGGATCTCCTCGTCCCCGCTCAGTGACTTCAACATCTGGAAGAAACTCTTTGTGCCGCTGAAGGCGGGCGGGGCACCGGTGGGCGGGGCGGTAGGGGGCCGTCCGCTGCCTCTGGCGCCGCCGGCCCCAGCACCCCCGCCGCCGCCTGGCCTGGGTCCCTCCAGGGAGGCCCCCTGTCCCCCGGCCTGGCCCTCGGGCCTAGCCTCCATCCCCTATGAGCCTCTGCGTTTCTTTTACTCGCCGCCGGGACCCGAGGTGGCTGCCTCGTCCCTGGCGCCCAGCCCCACGACCCCCCAGCTTGCCTCTGCCTCCCACCCGGAGGAGTTGTGCGAGTTGGAGATCCGGATTAAGGAGCTGGAGCTGCTTACCATCACCGGGGACGGCTTCGACTCCCAACGCT ATAAGTTCTTAAAGGCGCTGAAAGATGAAAAGTTACAAGGACTGAAGACCAGGCAGCCTGGAAAGAAGTCGGCCTCTCTCTTCTGA